A single genomic interval of Aegicerativicinus sediminis harbors:
- a CDS encoding argininosuccinate synthase: MKKVVLAYSGGLDTSYCAVHLSKDLGFEVHAVSVNTGGFTKEEIQKIESNAYKMGVATYKNLDSIETYYQKVIKYLIFGNVLKNNTYPLSVSAERIIQAIEIVNYAKKIGADFIAHGSTGAGNDQVRFDMIFQTLAPNIEIITPIRDLRLSRQEEIEYLKNNGIDMSWEKAQYSINRGLWGTSVGGVETLTSEKALPDAAYPSQLKEVGEKKVTLSFVKGELTAINGSENKPERLIEKLGEIASAYAIGRDIHVGDTIVGIKGRVGFEASAALIILKAHHLLEKHTLSKWQLQHKDYLSSFYGMHLHEGQYLDPVMRDIEAFLQNSQDKVTGEVYVTLRPYHFKLDGISSPHDLMNAKFGSYGEMNKGWTADDAKGFIKIFGNQNKMYHQLNSTE; the protein is encoded by the coding sequence ATGAAAAAAGTAGTTTTAGCATATAGCGGTGGATTAGATACTTCATATTGCGCAGTGCACCTATCAAAAGATTTAGGTTTTGAAGTGCATGCGGTAAGTGTCAATACAGGTGGATTCACCAAGGAAGAAATACAGAAAATAGAATCTAACGCCTATAAGATGGGGGTTGCTACTTACAAGAATTTAGATTCTATCGAGACTTACTACCAAAAAGTTATTAAATATCTGATTTTTGGTAATGTCCTAAAAAATAACACCTACCCACTTTCTGTTAGTGCGGAAAGAATTATTCAGGCAATTGAGATTGTTAATTATGCCAAAAAGATTGGAGCAGATTTTATTGCACATGGAAGTACAGGGGCGGGAAATGACCAAGTTCGATTCGATATGATTTTCCAAACATTGGCGCCGAATATTGAGATAATAACACCGATTAGGGATTTGCGCTTATCACGGCAGGAGGAAATAGAATATCTGAAAAACAATGGTATCGATATGTCTTGGGAAAAAGCACAATACTCCATTAATCGTGGTTTATGGGGTACCAGTGTGGGTGGGGTTGAAACCTTAACTTCAGAAAAGGCCTTGCCAGATGCTGCATATCCATCTCAGTTAAAAGAAGTGGGAGAAAAGAAAGTGACCCTATCGTTTGTTAAAGGAGAGTTAACTGCTATTAATGGTTCTGAAAACAAACCTGAAAGGTTGATTGAGAAATTGGGAGAGATAGCTTCTGCTTATGCAATTGGGAGAGATATTCATGTGGGGGACACAATCGTAGGTATTAAAGGTAGAGTTGGATTTGAAGCTTCCGCAGCCCTAATTATTTTGAAAGCACATCATTTACTTGAAAAGCATACACTCAGTAAATGGCAATTACAGCATAAGGATTATTTATCCAGTTTTTATGGTATGCATTTACATGAAGGTCAATATTTAGACCCGGTAATGCGAGATATTGAAGCCTTTTTACAAAATAGTCAAGATAAAGTAACCGGTGAGGTTTATGTCACCCTGAGACCTTACCATTTTAAATTAGATGGTATTTCTTCCCCACACGATCTTATGAATGCTAAATTTGGCAGCTATGGTGAAATGAATAAAGGTTGGACCGCCGACGATGCCAAAGGTTTTATTAAGATTTTTGGTAACCAAAACAAAATGTATCACCAATTAAATTCAACAGAATGA
- a CDS encoding GNAT family N-acetyltransferase → MTIVIADKSHCIYADIICQTIAESASVRGTGIAKRTPEYVIKKIENGNAVIALDGDKFVGFCYIETWGHGKFVANSGLIVHPDYRGQGVAKQIKHKVFQLSRTKYPEAKVFSITTGLAVMKMNTELGYKPVPFSELTDDQSFWDGCQSCKNYDVLQRTEQRLCLCTGMLYDPKVQEKDEPKKVVKPKVFNRLKSIKEKMFLKKERS, encoded by the coding sequence ATGACTATTGTTATTGCTGATAAATCTCATTGTATTTATGCCGACATTATCTGCCAAACGATTGCAGAATCGGCAAGTGTTCGTGGTACGGGTATTGCCAAACGAACACCAGAGTACGTCATAAAAAAGATTGAAAACGGAAATGCTGTAATCGCTTTAGATGGTGATAAGTTTGTAGGTTTCTGCTATATAGAAACTTGGGGTCACGGCAAGTTTGTTGCAAACTCTGGTTTGATTGTGCACCCGGATTATCGAGGTCAAGGTGTGGCAAAGCAAATTAAGCACAAGGTTTTTCAACTTTCCAGAACAAAATATCCGGAAGCAAAAGTCTTCAGTATTACAACTGGTCTAGCAGTTATGAAAATGAATACCGAATTGGGCTATAAGCCAGTTCCGTTTTCAGAATTAACGGATGATCAAAGTTTTTGGGACGGCTGCCAATCCTGTAAAAATTACGATGTTCTTCAGCGTACAGAACAGCGTTTGTGCCTTTGCACGGGGATGTTGTACGACCCTAAAGTTCAGGAAAAAGATGAGCCCAAAAAAGTGGTTAAGCCAAAGGTGTTTAATAGGTTAAAAAGTATAAAGGAAAAAATGTTCTTAAAGAAAGAAAGATCATGA
- the argC gene encoding N-acetyl-gamma-glutamyl-phosphate reductase: MIKVGIVGGAGYTAGELLRILLNHPEVEIGFVYSTSNAGNPFYKVHQDLVGSTELKFTDKIDKEVDTLFLCLGHGNSKAFLEKNTFSNATKIIDLSNDFRLNADANFQEYEFVYGLPELNKSKIEGANAIANPGCFATAIQLALLPLAKEGMLQDDVHINAMTGATGAGVSLSETTHFTWRDNNISYYKPFGHQHLGEITESVKALQSTYNKPLRFLPMRGNFSRGIFATAYTAFEGNSKDASELFNTYYSEATFTHVSNDTLHLKQVVNTNKCLVHVEKHQDVLLITSIIDNLLKGASGQAVQNMNLMFGFNETTGLNTKANYF; the protein is encoded by the coding sequence ATGATTAAAGTCGGGATTGTTGGTGGAGCGGGTTATACAGCAGGAGAGTTATTGAGAATATTACTGAATCATCCCGAGGTTGAAATAGGCTTCGTATACAGTACGTCCAATGCAGGAAATCCATTTTATAAAGTGCACCAAGATTTGGTGGGTAGCACCGAATTAAAGTTTACCGATAAAATTGATAAAGAAGTTGATACTCTTTTTCTCTGTTTAGGTCACGGAAATTCAAAAGCATTTTTAGAGAAAAATACATTTAGTAATGCAACCAAGATTATTGATTTAAGCAATGATTTTCGGTTAAATGCAGATGCTAATTTTCAAGAGTATGAATTTGTATATGGCCTTCCTGAATTAAATAAATCTAAAATTGAAGGGGCTAATGCAATTGCCAATCCAGGTTGTTTTGCCACTGCTATTCAATTAGCTTTATTGCCATTGGCAAAAGAAGGCATGCTTCAGGATGATGTTCACATTAATGCAATGACCGGTGCAACTGGGGCTGGAGTTTCCTTATCTGAAACCACTCATTTTACATGGAGAGATAATAACATTTCTTATTATAAGCCTTTTGGCCACCAACATTTGGGTGAAATTACAGAATCTGTTAAAGCTCTGCAGTCTACATACAATAAGCCGTTGAGGTTTCTTCCAATGAGAGGAAATTTCTCGAGAGGCATATTTGCTACGGCATATACGGCTTTTGAAGGCAACTCTAAAGATGCTTCCGAATTGTTTAATACATATTATTCCGAAGCAACGTTTACCCATGTAAGTAATGATACCCTTCACTTAAAACAAGTTGTGAATACAAATAAATGTTTGGTGCATGTGGAAAAACACCAAGATGTATTATTAATAACTTCAATTATCGACAATCTCTTAAAAGGAGCTTCTGGTCAGGCTGTACAAAACATGAATTTGATGTTTGGTTTTAATGAAACTACTGGCCTTAACACAAAAGCCAATTATTTCTAA
- the proC gene encoding pyrroline-5-carboxylate reductase, giving the protein MKIAIIGTGNLGRSIAKGLITNNAITSLYLTRRHLDALKEFDGYTNVRLTSDNLEAVQKSDILIFAVQPSHFESILKSIKEHLTEKHVIISTITGYGISRIESVVGDNQYIIRAMPNTAIAVGKSMTCLCSNSLGEKRIKIAKAIFNRLGHSIIIPETQMQAATVVCASGIAFWMRLIRATTQAAIQLGFDSAEAQELAMYTCEGAANLLITTGNHPEEEIDKVTTPKGCTIEGLNEMEHKGLSSSLIQGMVASFNKINNIKKEQL; this is encoded by the coding sequence ATGAAAATTGCCATTATAGGAACCGGAAACTTGGGACGATCAATTGCAAAAGGTCTTATAACCAATAATGCCATTACAAGCCTGTACCTAACAAGGAGACATTTAGACGCATTGAAAGAGTTTGATGGTTATACTAACGTTCGTTTAACCTCGGATAATTTGGAGGCGGTGCAAAAATCTGACATACTAATTTTTGCTGTTCAGCCTTCACATTTTGAAAGTATTTTAAAAAGTATTAAAGAACATCTAACTGAAAAGCATGTCATCATATCAACAATTACGGGTTACGGCATTTCACGAATAGAATCAGTGGTCGGTGATAACCAATATATTATTAGGGCTATGCCGAATACTGCTATAGCGGTTGGTAAATCTATGACTTGCCTTTGTAGTAATTCCCTTGGGGAAAAACGCATAAAAATAGCGAAAGCTATATTCAATAGATTGGGTCATTCTATTATAATTCCTGAAACGCAAATGCAGGCTGCGACTGTAGTTTGTGCAAGTGGAATTGCTTTTTGGATGCGATTGATCCGAGCCACAACTCAAGCTGCAATTCAATTAGGCTTTGATAGTGCTGAAGCACAAGAATTGGCGATGTATACTTGCGAGGGAGCGGCAAATTTGCTAATAACAACGGGTAACCATCCTGAGGAGGAAATAGACAAAGTAACAACACCTAAGGGTTGCACGATTGAAGGCCTAAACGAAATGGAACACAAGGGGCTAAGTTCCTCCTTAATTCAGGGAATGGTAGCCTCGTTTAATAAAATTAACAATATCAAAAAGGAACAGTTATGA